Genomic window (Euryarchaeota archaeon):
GATCGAGGGGACGCTTCCGATAAGGCCGAGCGTCACGTCGTCGACTTCCACGTCGACGAGCGGTGAATCGCCCGTGTTCGACACCGTGAAGGAGAACGTCGTCTCCTCCCCCTCGTGCACACGCGCAGGGGACGCTTCCACGTCCACGTCGAGCGATGGGTGGATTATCTCGAGCGCCGCCACGGCGCTCGCGGAAACGGGCTCCCCTTCCGGTCCGAAACCGGACGCGGTCGCCGGCACGCCGCCATCGTCCAGGTCGTCGACGACGCGCGTTTGCGAGCAGGCGACGAATTGGCGGTAGGCAAGGCTATGAAGGGCGCAACCGGGGACGTTTCCCGCGCGCGAATCGGTGAGCCGCAGGTCGTCGACGGGGGCCGCGCCCGTGTTCGACACCCGGTAATCGAAGGTGACCGGAAGGCCCGCCCGCGTGATCGCCGGCGTGGCGACCGCTTTCAGCGTCATGTTCGGGATGCCCGGAGCGCGCGCCTCGACGTAGGCAAAGCCGAGGCGGATGCGGACGTCGCCCGGGACAGGTGCGGGAAGCCGGTCGCCGTGCAGCACTATCTGCATCACGTCGATGGTGGCGGTCGCGACGTTCTCCCCGGTCGAGGGGTCGGCGCCGGCGGTGTTGAAGGCCTCGCCGATGTGGACGAAACCGTACTCCGTGGTGGGATCCCGCGGATCGCTCAAGAGGTTCACGGTGACCGGGTCGGCCGAATCCACGATGAGCTGCTCGCCGCCCGCGAAAAGACGGATCTGGTCGAGGACGGCCGTGCTGTCCGAACTCGTCCTGTTCGAATGGGCGTATGCGTCGCCCTCGACACGGGCCGCGAGTTCGAGGACGTCCGGGATGGAGAATGGTTCCACGGTGACGTGGGCCTTCGCGTAGACGTCACGACCGATGATAGCCCGCTCCTCGACGATCGACACGTTCGAGTGGCCGCCAAGAGGCAACGGCGCGATGATGTGCGATTCGCTCTGGGCCTCGCCTTTCCAGGTGAGGACGGCACGTACGCCGACCGTGTCGGAGTAGGGGCTCAAAGGCAGCGTGGTGCCTTCGACGCCGCCTTCCGCGAACGCCGACCCACGGGTGCGCGGTTCGGCCGCGGGCGATGGGCATGCCGTCGAGTCGCCGGCGACCACTTTCCAACCATCCGAGGTGATGACCTGCAACCCCTTGACGCGGACACAACCGGCCGCCTCTTGAGACGTCTCCAAGATCCGCACGAGGACGCCGCCGACCTCGATCTCCGCGCTCTGGCGGAAGGACCCGAGGGGTGTGCCGAGGACGGAGAGGCCTTGGACGCCCGAACCTTGCAGCGTCCAACTCCCGTTCGGGAGGAACGTGACGGTGGCCCCGACCTGGGCGGCGGTGACGACGCTGCCGAGAACCGTTAGGCCCGTCACTTGCGATGAGGCGCGGGTGGTCTTCGTGAGGACCTCGGACTTTGCCTCAGCGAGGACCGCGGCCGCGCTAGTCCCGGCATAGAGGCCGAAATGGCCGGCGGCACGGGAATAATCGGACCCGGAGCGCGCGTGGGAGTTTGCGATCGCCACGGGCCCATATTCGTCGCCTCGGGGGTCAGTCACCATGAGGCCACGGGCCTTGGCAAGATGCGGTCCGGTCGGCGCATCCGGGATTCTGACCGCCGCGACCGTGACAAAGGCCGGCGAAAGTAGTACAAGAACTATGCATACCGCTGCTAACCGCTGCTTTCCAACCACGTTGCCCCTCTCCATCCGCGCCTCCCCCGCAGGGGCCACAGCGCGGAAACCGGGCAAGAGAAGTGCGGCGATGTGAAAATACCTTTTATCATAAGGAATCCGTATGAGTCGCCACATCTCAACGGCCTGTTTTACCGATGGCACCCAACAAGCGACCGGGTCGGCATCTCATGGGGACGCAACGCGCGTGGAGCATGTCTGGAAAACCCGTGTGGAGCGATGAGAAAATCGTCGAGGGGCCGCTTGCCGCTGGCCAAGAAATCAAGAGACCTCTTCATTTCCAATGAATTCTTTTCCGCGCGATCTTCCGTGGCGGCACGCGCGTTGCGTCCATCCCGCATCGCGTCGCCACCCCCACCGTTAAATACCGTCCGGTTTTATCCGACGACAACGGGCAGAAAAGAAGGTCTCGATCCAAAATGACACGAAAATTCGACGCCGTCGTCATCGGCGCAGGCCCCGGAGGCTACGTGGCCGCCATACGCCTCGGCCAACTCGGAAAAAAAGTCGCCGTGATCGAGCGCGACCGCGTGGGCGGCGTCTGCCTCAACGTCGGCTGCATCCCGTCGAAGGCACTCATCCACGCGGCACGGGAGAAGCGCCGGATGGAACACGCGCAGGAGATCGGCCTCGTCGTGGGGCCGGTGAGGGTCGACATGGCCGCACTCCAGAAGTGGAAGGCCGGAGTCGTCGAGAAACTCACCGGCGGCATCTCGCAACTTCTCAAAGCGAATAACGTCGAGGTGGTCAAGGGCGAAGCGAGGTTCACAGGCCCGAACGAGCTCCAAGTGACCGGGGCCTCCACAGAGACGATCCAGGCCGACGCATTCATTGTCGCCACGGGCTCGCGGCCGATCGAGATCCCCGGGTTCAAGTTCGACGGCAAGCGCGTCCTCACGAGCACAGAGGCCCTGGAACTTCGCGAGATCCCGCAATCGCTCGTCGTCATAGGCGGCGGTGCCATCGGCCTCGAAATGGGCACTCTCTATCACAGCCTCGGCGCGAAGGTGACCGTCGTCGAACTCATGGACCAGATCGTCCCTGGGATGGACACGGAACTGGCGACGACCTACGGACGGCTCCTCAAACGCAGGGGCATCGAGGTCCATCTCAAGGCCGCAGCCAAAGAGTTCGACGGAAAGAACGTGAAGGTGCAGACGGCCGACGGCGAGACCCTCAACATCCCGGCGAGCCACGTTCTTGTGACCGTCGGACGACGCGCGAACACCGACAGGCTCGGCCTCGACAAGGCGGGCGTCCAAGCGGACAAGCGCGGCATCATCTCGGTGGACCACCAGATGCGGACCAACGTCTCGCACATCTACGCTATCGGCGACGTCGCCCCGGGCCCGATGCTAGCCCACAAGGCCTCCAAGGAGGCGGTGGTCGCCGCTGAATCGATAGCCGGTCACAAGGCGGCAAACGACTTCCAGACGATCCCGGCCGTCGTCTACACCGACCCGGAGATCGCCTCCTGCGGCCTCACCGAGGCGCAGGCCAAGGAGAAAGGGCACGAAACGAGGACGGGGAAATTCCCGTTCGCCGCTTCTGGAAGGGCCCTTACGACGAACGACGCGGACGGCTTCGTGAAGATAGTCATCGACAGGCCGACGGGCGTCGTCCTAGGCGTGCACATCATCGGAGCGAACGCCTCCGACCTCATCAGCGAGGCCGCGCTCGCGATCGAGATGGGTGCTACGGCCGAGGACCTTTCACTCACCGTCCACCCGCATCCGACGCTTCCGGAGGCGTTGATGGAAGCGGCCGAGGCGGCGCTCGGCAAAGCGATCCACCAGGTGAATAAGTGACCGGCACTCCCGGGTCAAGGTGATGGCGATGGTTAGGAAGGAGGATGCC
Coding sequences:
- the lpdA gene encoding dihydrolipoyl dehydrogenase, whose translation is MTRKFDAVVIGAGPGGYVAAIRLGQLGKKVAVIERDRVGGVCLNVGCIPSKALIHAAREKRRMEHAQEIGLVVGPVRVDMAALQKWKAGVVEKLTGGISQLLKANNVEVVKGEARFTGPNELQVTGASTETIQADAFIVATGSRPIEIPGFKFDGKRVLTSTEALELREIPQSLVVIGGGAIGLEMGTLYHSLGAKVTVVELMDQIVPGMDTELATTYGRLLKRRGIEVHLKAAAKEFDGKNVKVQTADGETLNIPASHVLVTVGRRANTDRLGLDKAGVQADKRGIISVDHQMRTNVSHIYAIGDVAPGPMLAHKASKEAVVAAESIAGHKAANDFQTIPAVVYTDPEIASCGLTEAQAKEKGHETRTGKFPFAASGRALTTNDADGFVKIVIDRPTGVVLGVHIIGANASDLISEAALAIEMGATAEDLSLTVHPHPTLPEALMEAAEAALGKAIHQVNK